In Kineococcus rhizosphaerae, a single window of DNA contains:
- a CDS encoding DUF1348 family protein — translation MSRPPLPPFTADSAAAKARAAEDAWNSRDPERISLAYSEDSWWRNRSTFLQGRAAIVEFLAGKWERELDYRLVKEVWAHTDDVIAVRFAYEYHDADGRWFRAYGNENWRFDGDGLMTHRHASINDVAIEESERKFHWDAPGPRPADHPGLSDLGL, via the coding sequence GTGTCCCGTCCGCCCCTGCCGCCGTTCACCGCCGACTCCGCCGCCGCCAAGGCCCGCGCCGCCGAGGACGCCTGGAACTCCCGCGACCCCGAGCGCATCTCCCTCGCCTACAGCGAGGACAGCTGGTGGCGCAACCGCTCGACCTTCCTGCAGGGCCGCGCCGCCATCGTCGAGTTCCTCGCCGGCAAGTGGGAACGTGAACTGGACTACCGGCTCGTCAAGGAGGTCTGGGCCCACACCGACGACGTCATCGCCGTCCGCTTCGCGTACGAGTACCACGACGCCGACGGCCGGTGGTTCCGCGCGTACGGCAACGAGAACTGGCGCTTCGACGGGGACGGGCTCATGACCCACCGCCACGCGAGCATCAACGACGTCGCGATCGAGGAGTCCGAACGGAAGTTCCACTGGGACGCCCCCGGCCCCCGCCCGGCCGACCACCCCGGTCTGAGCGACCTCGGTCTCTGA
- a CDS encoding MaoC family dehydratase, translating into MERILTSAPSLGALYARALVSRPSRSLDFPRVRVVQRGVRFDLDQLARFCRLTGFPVRDTVPLPFPQVVGFPHQIDLMVREAFPFTVAGVLHLGQEIAQSRALGVGEEFDLAVRAVGMHAHRRGATVDLLTELSAAGEVVWTGRSRYLARGVRWPGKPVEAPKLPAPEGEGTLWRVPADTGRRYAAVSGDRNPVHLSPVTARAFGFGRAIAHGMWTASRALADLAGPAPDSARYEVQFGAPLFLSSSVRHVARRTEDGWAGAVRSRDGQRVHLAARLTVP; encoded by the coding sequence ATGGAACGCATCCTCACGTCGGCCCCCTCGCTGGGGGCGCTCTACGCCCGCGCCCTCGTCTCGCGGCCCTCCCGTTCGCTGGACTTCCCGCGCGTCCGGGTCGTCCAGCGCGGGGTCCGGTTCGACCTCGACCAGCTCGCGCGGTTCTGCCGGCTGACGGGTTTCCCCGTGCGCGACACCGTGCCGCTGCCGTTCCCGCAGGTCGTCGGTTTTCCGCACCAGATCGACCTCATGGTCCGCGAGGCGTTCCCGTTCACCGTCGCGGGTGTCCTGCACCTCGGGCAGGAGATCGCCCAGTCCCGCGCGCTCGGGGTGGGGGAGGAGTTCGACCTGGCGGTGCGGGCCGTCGGGATGCACGCCCACCGGCGCGGGGCGACGGTCGACCTGCTCACCGAACTCAGCGCGGCCGGCGAGGTCGTGTGGACCGGACGCAGCCGCTACCTCGCGCGCGGGGTGCGCTGGCCCGGCAAACCCGTCGAGGCGCCGAAGCTGCCCGCCCCCGAGGGGGAGGGGACGCTGTGGCGGGTCCCGGCCGACACCGGCCGCCGGTACGCCGCGGTCAGCGGGGACCGCAACCCGGTCCACCTCTCGCCCGTGACGGCCAGGGCGTTCGGGTTCGGCCGCGCCATCGCCCACGGGATGTGGACGGCCTCGCGGGCCCTGGCCGACCTCGCCGGCCCCGCGCCGGACTCCGCGCGGTACGAGGTGCAGTTCGGGGCGCCGCTGTTCCTGTCCTCGAGCGTCCGGCACGTCGCGCGGCGCACGGAGGACGGGTGGGCCGGTGCCGTCCGCAGCCGCGACGGGCAGCGGGTGCACCTCGCGGCGCGGCTGACCGTTCCGTGA
- a CDS encoding 3-oxoacyl-ACP reductase yields MSAMSDPYGSFVRTGPGKLLAARTGLPRPPRLRRSVPGQGLLDGPAAVVGLPGASRVDETTLWLRNAGVRIARGEEPLAALVVDATGLRTVADLDELLTLAPLFRRTTGRVLVLSAVPATLTDPEARAVQQGLEGFVRSLGKEARGGTTVNLLRVAEGAGTALRSAVEFFCSARSAFVDGQPLVVGPGVPVVRRDRPVAVVTGAAQGIGAATAQVLARSGHHVVCVDVAAAGEKLAAVANSVAGSTLHLDVTAADAPAALATHLADRFGGADVVVHNAGITRDRSFVNLDAAAWSSVLAVNLGAPVRLTTALLEHDGALAPGARFVCLSSINGLAGAKGQTNYATSKAGLVGLVEALAGPLAERGLAVNAVAPGFIETPMTAAMPPIPRELGRRTSSLQQGGLPIDVAEAIGWLAQPDAAGIDGQVLRVCGQNLLGA; encoded by the coding sequence CCAGGACCGGGCTGCCCAGACCGCCGAGGTTGCGCCGGTCCGTCCCCGGCCAGGGCCTGCTCGACGGCCCCGCCGCCGTCGTCGGGCTGCCCGGGGCGTCGCGGGTCGACGAGACCACCCTGTGGCTGCGCAACGCCGGGGTCCGGATCGCGCGCGGGGAGGAACCGCTGGCCGCGCTCGTCGTCGACGCGACGGGCCTGCGCACGGTCGCGGACCTCGACGAGCTGCTGACCCTCGCGCCGCTCTTCCGGCGCACGACCGGCCGGGTGCTCGTCCTGTCCGCCGTCCCGGCGACCCTGACCGACCCCGAGGCCCGGGCCGTCCAGCAGGGGCTGGAGGGTTTCGTGCGGAGCCTGGGCAAGGAGGCTCGCGGTGGCACGACGGTGAACCTGCTGCGCGTCGCGGAAGGGGCCGGCACCGCGCTGCGCAGCGCCGTGGAGTTCTTCTGCTCGGCCCGCTCGGCGTTCGTCGACGGGCAGCCGCTCGTCGTCGGCCCGGGGGTGCCCGTGGTGCGCCGGGACCGGCCCGTCGCCGTCGTCACCGGTGCGGCGCAGGGCATCGGGGCCGCCACGGCCCAGGTCCTCGCCCGGTCCGGGCACCACGTCGTGTGCGTCGACGTCGCCGCGGCGGGGGAGAAGCTGGCCGCCGTCGCGAACTCCGTGGCGGGGTCCACGCTGCACCTGGACGTCACCGCCGCCGACGCACCGGCGGCGCTGGCCACCCACCTCGCCGACCGGTTCGGCGGTGCCGACGTCGTCGTGCACAACGCCGGGATCACCCGGGACCGGTCCTTCGTGAACCTCGACGCCGCGGCCTGGAGCTCGGTGCTGGCCGTGAACCTCGGCGCCCCGGTCCGGCTCACCACGGCCCTGCTCGAGCACGACGGCGCGCTGGCCCCGGGAGCCCGGTTCGTGTGCCTGTCCTCCATCAACGGGCTGGCGGGGGCCAAGGGGCAGACGAACTACGCGACCAGCAAGGCCGGGCTCGTCGGGCTCGTCGAGGCGCTGGCCGGGCCCCTGGCGGAACGCGGTCTCGCGGTCAACGCCGTCGCCCCCGGGTTCATCGAGACCCCCATGACCGCGGCCATGCCGCCGATCCCGCGCGAACTCGGGCGGCGGACGTCGAGCCTGCAGCAGGGCGGCCTGCCGATCGACGTCGCCGAGGCCATCGGCTGGCTCGCCCAGCCCGACGCCGCCGGGATCGACGGCCAGGTGCTGCGGGTCTGCGGCCAGAACCTCCTGGGGGCCTGA
- a CDS encoding TetR/AcrR family transcriptional regulator, whose amino-acid sequence MPRTLLDRSDAVRALAGVFRRRGFDGASLSVIQQETGMGRGSLYHFFPEGKADMARAVLAEVQAWFEEQVFEPLRTAQDADAAVVEMARTVQDYFLSRQRVCLFAVMALGGERETYAEAVRTYFSEWVGLLAGTLQRAGIAEREAADLATDAVATIQGGLVLARALDDDAVVVGTTSRAERRLRAALS is encoded by the coding sequence ATGCCGCGGACCCTCCTCGACCGTTCGGACGCGGTGCGCGCCCTCGCCGGCGTCTTCCGCCGCAGGGGTTTCGACGGTGCGTCGCTGTCGGTCATCCAGCAGGAGACCGGCATGGGGCGCGGCAGCCTCTACCACTTCTTCCCCGAGGGGAAGGCGGACATGGCGCGGGCGGTGCTGGCCGAGGTGCAGGCGTGGTTCGAGGAGCAGGTGTTCGAACCGCTGCGCACCGCGCAGGACGCGGACGCCGCCGTGGTGGAGATGGCGCGGACCGTGCAGGACTACTTCCTGTCCCGTCAGCGGGTGTGCCTGTTCGCCGTGATGGCTCTGGGCGGGGAGCGGGAGACCTACGCCGAGGCGGTGCGGACGTACTTCTCCGAGTGGGTGGGGTTGCTGGCCGGCACGCTGCAGCGCGCCGGGATCGCGGAGCGCGAAGCGGCCGATCTGGCGACGGACGCGGTCGCGACGATCCAGGGTGGTCTGGTCCTCGCCCGTGCCCTCGACGACGACGCCGTGGTGGTCGGCACCACGTCCCGCGCGGAACGCCGCCTGCGCGCCGCGCTGTCCTGA